From one Alosa alosa isolate M-15738 ecotype Scorff River chromosome 5, AALO_Geno_1.1, whole genome shotgun sequence genomic stretch:
- the LOC125294720 gene encoding calcium-activated potassium channel subunit alpha-1-like, with product MEGFSKPEPHLLLPYCVYRGHRVWWVHLCSSLSVFLGGLLLLLLLRSCHFGLNTVGTVLPEWTWKRQGKAMLTNVSLSSALKEWAVKVISAQHLSGQILMVICFCFNTGSFILYLLQTPEPVEYCIEKHGIASLIDLIFNIIHLLHFGLRFLAAQDLLQFWVETKTLVDFITIPPSFIMLFTRRAWIGLRFIRALNILELPLILQILGILKSNTSLKLSRLIGIIVGTLLTSAGLIHLFESSGDPWLDFRNKAPLSYFNCIYFLVVTMSSVGYGDVNMNTVLGRLYVTVFIAIGLGLFATFVPEVVEIVINRERFGGRYKDEGRLHVVVCGHITLASVSAFMREFLHEDRGDVNIRVIFLGNFCPDQELEAFFNRWFMHVAFFQGSVLKQKDQERVMLNKASACLILCDRTTTDPHNEDVTNLMRVISIKQYCPNTRVIVQMLKHNSKAYLQNVSNWEWSLGDDVICLSELKLGFMAQSCLVPGISTLLSNLFSMEGSVEKEDHSWRKLYKEGMYMEIYTEYLSSTFTGLSFAEACKLCFLKLQMILIGIEYQSGEEEFCVLVNPPSHIKIKHKTLGFLIASDAADARRASFYCCICHSDIDDISRMKPCKCVDVSISSSSLLSIRQPSLGVLPCLEQEDGEYVSEPLESEEVMLDSTGMFHWCNPISLEDVSLTRERASVLPLWQHVVVCLFGDEKSNLLGLGDFMMPLRASSLTTPELKTVVFLGDPNYFRREWPNIQYFPNIYFLPGSPLCTADLRAVRVETCAMCVVLSTFSNPNHLESSMQDKETILSCVNLFHTRFTREPTRPQGLHGRRSSYGFPGPRLLEASPPPPKKGTTVPLLVELVNTSNVQFVSDVEELKSCPGMTLTQAFAVGSVFSMDLLDSLMAATYFNANVSNLINTLVTGGDTPALEAQLAEDNHLREG from the exons ATGGAGGGCTTTAGCAAACCTGAGCCACATCTGCTCCTCCCTTACTGTGTCTACCGTGGTCATCGGGTATGGTGGGTCCACCTGtgctcctctctgtctgtcttcctggGAGGGCTGCTGCTCCTTTTACTCCTCAGGAGCTGCCACTTTGGCCTCAACACAGTTGGCACAGTACTGCCTGAATGGACGTGGAAACGTCAGGGAAAA GCTATGTTGACCAACGTAAGTCTGAGCTCCGCTTTGAAAGAATGGGCAGTGAAGGTCATTTCTGCCCAGCATCTCTCAGGACAAATCCTG ATGGTTATTTGTTTTTGCTTCAACACTGGATCATTCATACTGTATCTACTCCAAACACCAGA ACCTGTTGAGTATTGCATAGAGAAGCATGGCATTGCATCTCTTATAGATCTGATCTTCAACATTATCCATCTTCTTCATTTTGGACTCAGG TTTCTTGCAGCACAGGATCTGCTTCAGTTCTGGGTGGAAACGAAGACTCTGGTAGATTTCATAACCATTCCTCCATCCTTCATCATGCTCTTCACACGTCGAGCATGGATAG GACTAAGATTCATCAGGGCACTGAACATCCTAGAGCTTCCATTGATCCTGCAAATACTTGGCATACTCAAGagcaa CACATCTCTAAAGCTGTCCCGCCTTATTGGCATTATCGTAGGAACTCTCCTCACCTCTGCTGGGCTCATCCATCTG TTTGAGAGCTCAGGTGACCCCTGGCTGGATTTTCGTAATAAGGCACCTCTCAGCTACTTCAACTGCATCTACTTCCTGGTTGTCACCATGTCATCAGTGGGTTATGGCGATGTGAACATGAACACTGTGCTGGGTCGCCTTTATGTCACAGTCTTCATTGCAATTGGCctg GGCTTGTTTGCTACCTTCGTCCCAGAAGTTGTTGAGATCGTAATAAACAGGGAGAGATTCGGTGGGAGATATAAAGATGAAGGAAGACT GCATGTAGTGGTGTGTGGCCACATCACTCTGGCTAGTGTCTCAGCATTCATGAGAGAGTTTCTCCATGAGGACAGGGGAGACGTTAATATCCGGGTGATTTTCTTGGGGAA CTTTTGCCCTGACCAAGAATTGGAGGCTTTCTTCAACAGGTGGTTCATGCATGTTGCCTTCTTCCAAGGCTCTGTTTTAAAGCAGAAAGACCAGGAGAGAGTGATG CTGAATAAAGCAAGTGCTTGCTTGATTCTATGTGATAGAACTACAACAGACCCACACAATGAGGATGTCACCAATCTCATGAG GGTGATCTCCATTAAGCAGTACTGCCCCAACACCAGAGTCATTGTGCAGATGTTGAAACACAACAGCAAG GCTTACCTGCAGAATGTGTCCAACTGGGAGTGGAGCCTGGGCGACGACGTCATCTGCCTGTCCGAGCTCAAGCTGGGCTTCATGGCTCAGAGCTGCCTGGTGCCAGGAATCTCCACGCTCCTGTCCAACCTCTTCAGCATGGAGGGCTCAGTGGAG AAAGAAGATCATTCTTGGCGGAAGCTTTATAAAGAGGGCATGTACATGGAGATTTACACTGAATACCTCTCCAGCACTTTCACAGGTCTCTCATTTGCAGAAGCCTGCAA ATTGTGTTTCCTGAAGCTGCAAATGATTCTGATTGGGATAGAGTATCAAAGCGGGGAGGAGGAGTTCTG TGTTTTAGTGAATCCCCCGAGCCATATCAAGATTAAGCACAAGACCCTGGGCTTCCTCATTGCAAGCGATGCAGCAGACGCACGTAG AGCCAGTTTTTATTGTTGCATTTGCCACAGTGACATTGATGATATCTCCAGAATGAAACCATGCAAGTGTGTGGATG TTTCCATATCCTCATCTTCACTCCTGAGCATTAGACAGCCATCATTGGGAGTTCTCCCCTG CCTGGAACAGGAGGACGGTGAGTATGTCTCGGAGCCTTTGGAGAGTGAAGAGGTGATGCTGGACTCCACTGGGATGTTCCACTGGTGCAACCCCATCTCACTAGAGGACGTTTCACTG ACCAGAGAGAGGGCGTCGGTGCTGCCCCTGTGGCAGCATGTGGTGGTGTGTCTGTTTGGGGACGAGAAGTCCAACCTGCTGGGGCTGGGCGACTTCATGATGCCGCTTAGGGCCAGCAGCCTCACCACCCCTGAACTCAAGACCGTTGTATTTCTTGGAGACCCCAACTACTTCAGAAGGGAGTGGCCCAACATCCAGTACTTTCCCAATATCTACTTCctacct GGCTCACCTCTGTGCACGGCCGACCTGCGGGCGGTGCGGGTGGAGACCTGTGCCATGTGTGTGGTCCTCAGCACCTTCAGCAACCCCAACCACCTCGAGTCATCCATGCAGGACAAGGAGACCATCCTGTCCTGCGTCAACCTCTTCCACACACGCTTCACCCGTGAGCCCACCCGGCCCCAGGGCCTACACGGCCGCCGCAGCAGCTATGGCTTCCCAG GACCTCGGCTACTAGAAGCCTCGCCACCTCCTCCAAAGAAAGGAACCACAGTTCCTCTGCTGGTGGAGCTCG TGAACACCTCCAACGTCCAGTTTGTGAGTGATGTGGAAGAGCTAAAGAGCTGCCCCGGTATGACTTTGACACAGGCGTTTGCTGTCGGCTCAGTGTTCTCCATGGACCTGCTGGACTCTCTCATGGCGGCT ACATACTTCAATGCCAACGTGTCCAACCTGATCAACACGCTGGTGACGGGCGGAGACACGCCCGCCCTGGAGGCCCAGCTGGCAGAGGACAACCATTTGCGCGAGGGCTGA